The proteins below are encoded in one region of Winogradskyella helgolandensis:
- a CDS encoding cation:proton antiporter: MEGFDILNLFIVLLAAWGAGALIKRIGYPAILGELLIGVVIGPSLLGLVETSSTLVIISEAGVILLMAYIGMEINFKDLGKASWAGLLAAIGGFVVPFALGYYVVTLSGGTSMAGLFVGIAVGVTSLATKSRILVDLDLLDTRIAYVLMAGALISDTLALIIFAGLSSFIDAGAVNMSEILLIAGKIIVFFSFATAFGLYALPRIGKWMASRNIENRTTYFTLLLLIVFGLSELAELVGLHGILGAFIAGVFIKDGVFHEKITKDITRVFHDVSIGFMAPIFFVTAGFHVTLDVFKTDLGLLLLIVGVAFVGKILGTVLFYLPSRNGWREGLAVGTGMNGRGAVEIVIAGIGLQKGIITQEIFSILVFMAIITTLSVPILLTWTTNWLKKRGELVKQFSRKGYLFLGANPLALLLGKHLAETDKVVFIDANKANCENAKSKGFEYVHGNVLEESTLKEAAAKDFRTFIALTVNNEINLLSSQLINDTVFIPEKLIAISPSDSEGGSINIINSISASTLFSSKADIQPWMQKIQDSNYKEVEITITEKIGTRDWLKSQLSNHKISLPLVIIDSAGTKRPFRYNDYIDEDEKVIYIE; this comes from the coding sequence ATGGAAGGATTTGACATTTTAAACTTATTCATTGTACTGCTCGCTGCTTGGGGTGCTGGCGCGTTAATTAAACGTATAGGTTATCCTGCAATTTTAGGAGAGTTATTAATAGGCGTGGTAATAGGTCCATCATTATTAGGCCTTGTTGAAACTTCAAGCACTTTAGTTATTATTTCTGAAGCTGGTGTGATTCTACTTATGGCCTACATTGGCATGGAAATAAACTTTAAAGATCTTGGAAAAGCGTCTTGGGCAGGACTTCTTGCTGCCATCGGAGGTTTTGTTGTGCCGTTTGCCTTGGGTTATTACGTAGTAACGTTATCGGGCGGCACAAGCATGGCAGGATTATTTGTAGGTATTGCGGTTGGTGTAACCTCCTTAGCAACCAAAAGCCGTATACTTGTTGACTTAGATTTACTAGACACGCGTATCGCTTATGTGTTAATGGCAGGCGCTTTAATTTCCGACACCTTAGCATTAATCATTTTTGCGGGCCTCTCTAGTTTTATTGATGCTGGTGCAGTAAACATGTCCGAGATTTTACTAATTGCCGGTAAAATTATAGTGTTCTTTTCATTTGCTACGGCTTTCGGACTTTATGCACTTCCTAGAATAGGAAAATGGATGGCAAGCAGAAACATAGAAAACCGAACAACTTATTTCACGTTATTGCTTCTTATTGTTTTTGGTCTTTCTGAATTAGCAGAACTTGTTGGTCTTCATGGTATTTTAGGAGCATTTATTGCTGGCGTATTTATAAAAGACGGTGTTTTTCATGAAAAAATAACCAAAGACATAACACGTGTTTTTCATGACGTTTCCATAGGCTTTATGGCACCTATATTTTTTGTTACTGCAGGATTTCATGTCACCCTAGATGTTTTTAAAACAGATTTAGGACTTTTATTATTAATTGTTGGTGTTGCCTTTGTTGGAAAAATATTGGGCACAGTTCTATTTTATCTGCCAAGTAGAAATGGCTGGAGAGAAGGCTTAGCAGTTGGAACAGGAATGAATGGTCGTGGAGCTGTAGAAATTGTTATTGCAGGTATTGGTTTACAAAAAGGTATTATCACTCAAGAAATATTTTCCATACTTGTCTTTATGGCAATTATAACTACTCTTTCAGTTCCTATACTATTAACTTGGACAACAAATTGGTTAAAAAAAAGAGGTGAATTGGTAAAACAATTCTCAAGGAAAGGGTATTTATTTTTGGGAGCAAACCCTCTAGCTTTATTATTAGGTAAGCATTTGGCTGAAACCGATAAAGTGGTTTTTATAGATGCAAACAAAGCTAATTGTGAAAATGCTAAAAGTAAAGGGTTTGAATATGTTCATGGCAATGTTTTAGAAGAATCCACTTTAAAGGAAGCCGCCGCAAAAGACTTTAGAACTTTTATAGCTCTTACAGTTAACAATGAAATTAACCTATTGTCTTCACAACTTATTAATGACACTGTTTTTATCCCAGAAAAACTTATAGCTATATCACCAAGCGATAGCGAAGGAGGAAGTATAAATATCATCAACTCTATTTCGGCTTCAACTTTGTTTTCTAGCAAAGCTGATATACAGCCATGGATGCAAAAAATACAAGATTCAAACTACAAAGAAGTTGAAATTACAATTACAGAAAAAATAGGAACACGAGATTGGCTTAAATCTCAACTTAGTAATCATAAGATTTCACTTCCATTAGTTATTATAGATAGTGCAGGCACTAAACGCCCTTTTAGATATAATGATTATATAGATGAGGATGAGAAGGTAATCTATATTGAGTAA
- a CDS encoding helix-turn-helix and ligand-binding sensor domain-containing protein: MNLIKSIFCVLLVVFILPTDAQEIPPIQIFTPQDYGAEDQNWSIDQSDDDYIYVANNRGLLEYNGATWAHYNSPNTGILRSVRVVEDRIYTGSYMDFGYWIKNREGRLVYSSLVSNQKLSVKEDEDFWGIIAIEGYVLFQSFERIYIYNIVEDSFDIINSDSRINKMFNVNETIYFQKTGVGIFKIENGGETLVTSIEVIRNKELVNIFESDSELLLLTKEGGFYSLIDDEVILWNQDLNRLLSGLSIYSSTRLNDGSFVLGTIANGMIHVDENGKLLLKVNQSYGLSNNTVLSIMDDSFGNIWLGLDNGINVINLNSPYKVYTDKQGVLGTVYASAKTENYLYLGTNQGLFYKLLNTTEKFSFIEGTKGQVWSLAVVQGDLFCGHDKGTFIIKGTNAEEISSEIGTWGVKEIDGYPNLLIQGNYRGLNVLERSGNTWRYRNKIEGFNISSRHFEFINSHELLIDHEHKGVYKIKIDADFMKIIDYKKLPISKGEKSSITTYNNKILYSYKEGVFAYDSDNHVFQKDTVLSELLSDEKYVSGKLIGDSNGNKLWGFSKDAIIYIEPGKLSTVPKVNTIAISSEVRKSKLGFENINELSNSNYLIGTTEGYLIIDLNKIEHKALDINLNSVDYGRHPDELMPLDLVNPSIFKNKSNNIKFNYSVTNFSKLSASNYQYKLIGIYDNWSNWSMSPDVFFKNLPHGDYTFEARAMTDGIVSNNVLSYSFTIEKPWYLKPLAIVSYVVVGMLFIYVLYYFNKKYYKKQQLKLIEKKERQLKLEQLENQRQLIQVKNKNLQQNIENKNRELGMATMNLVKRNELLSNIKGELSKSKSLTEVGKVVKLINSSINDTNDWELFEEAFNNVDKDFMKKIKSIHPSITPNDLRLCAYLRLNLSSKEIAPLLNISHKSVEVRRYRLRKKMGLEHEQSLSNYIIEL; the protein is encoded by the coding sequence ATGAATTTAATCAAAAGTATTTTTTGCGTTTTATTAGTTGTTTTTATACTTCCAACTGATGCTCAAGAGATTCCGCCTATTCAAATATTTACACCGCAAGATTATGGTGCTGAAGACCAAAATTGGTCAATAGATCAATCTGATGACGATTATATATATGTTGCTAATAATAGAGGCTTGTTGGAATATAATGGAGCGACTTGGGCTCATTATAATTCACCTAATACGGGTATTCTAAGATCAGTAAGAGTTGTAGAAGATAGGATATATACGGGTAGCTACATGGATTTTGGTTATTGGATTAAAAACAGAGAAGGTAGATTGGTATATTCTTCTTTAGTTAGTAATCAAAAACTCTCAGTAAAAGAAGATGAAGATTTTTGGGGGATTATTGCTATTGAGGGTTATGTGCTGTTTCAGTCTTTCGAAAGAATTTACATATATAATATAGTAGAAGATAGTTTTGATATTATAAACTCTGATTCTAGAATTAATAAAATGTTTAACGTTAATGAAACTATTTATTTTCAAAAAACAGGTGTAGGTATTTTTAAAATTGAAAATGGAGGGGAAACATTGGTTACTTCAATTGAGGTAATTAGAAATAAAGAATTAGTGAATATTTTTGAGTCCGATTCTGAACTATTATTATTGACAAAGGAAGGTGGTTTTTATAGTCTAATTGATGATGAAGTAATACTTTGGAATCAAGATTTAAATCGATTATTGTCGGGGTTAAGTATATACAGTAGTACTAGATTAAATGATGGGAGTTTTGTCTTAGGGACAATTGCTAATGGAATGATACATGTAGATGAAAATGGTAAATTGTTATTAAAAGTTAATCAGTCTTATGGATTAAGTAATAACACCGTATTGTCTATAATGGATGATAGTTTTGGGAATATTTGGTTAGGTTTAGATAATGGCATAAACGTTATTAACTTAAATTCACCTTATAAAGTTTACACGGATAAGCAAGGAGTTTTAGGGACTGTATATGCTTCAGCAAAAACAGAAAATTACCTGTATTTAGGGACTAACCAAGGGTTGTTCTATAAGCTTTTAAATACTACTGAAAAATTTAGTTTTATTGAAGGAACAAAAGGACAAGTGTGGAGTTTAGCTGTGGTACAAGGAGATTTGTTTTGTGGTCATGATAAAGGTACGTTTATAATTAAAGGCACTAATGCAGAAGAAATTTCGAGCGAAATAGGAACTTGGGGAGTTAAAGAAATTGATGGTTATCCTAATCTTTTGATTCAAGGTAACTACAGAGGTTTAAATGTTTTAGAACGTTCAGGAAATACATGGAGATACAGAAATAAAATTGAGGGTTTTAATATTTCTTCTAGACATTTTGAATTTATTAACTCACACGAATTGTTAATAGATCATGAACATAAAGGAGTTTATAAAATTAAGATCGATGCTGATTTTATGAAGATTATAGATTATAAAAAATTGCCAATTAGCAAAGGTGAAAAGTCAAGCATAACAACCTATAATAATAAAATATTATATAGTTATAAAGAAGGGGTTTTTGCTTATGATTCAGATAATCATGTATTTCAAAAGGATACAGTTTTAAGTGAATTACTTAGTGACGAAAAATACGTTTCTGGTAAGCTTATTGGAGATAGTAATGGAAATAAGCTTTGGGGTTTTTCTAAAGATGCTATTATTTATATTGAACCGGGTAAATTATCCACTGTGCCAAAGGTTAATACGATAGCCATTTCAAGTGAAGTACGTAAAAGTAAATTAGGATTTGAAAACATAAATGAATTATCTAATAGCAACTATTTAATAGGGACAACGGAAGGATATTTAATTATAGATTTAAATAAAATAGAGCATAAAGCTTTAGATATTAATTTAAATAGTGTAGACTATGGTAGACATCCTGATGAGCTGATGCCTTTAGATTTAGTTAATCCTAGCATTTTTAAAAATAAGAGCAATAATATTAAGTTTAATTATAGTGTCACTAATTTTAGTAAGCTTTCAGCATCTAACTATCAATATAAGTTAATTGGTATTTATGATAATTGGAGCAATTGGTCAATGAGTCCTGATGTGTTTTTTAAAAATTTGCCACATGGTGATTATACATTTGAGGCTAGAGCAATGACGGATGGTATTGTTTCGAATAATGTACTGTCTTATAGTTTTACGATTGAAAAACCATGGTATCTTAAACCATTGGCTATAGTATCATATGTTGTTGTTGGCATGCTTTTTATATATGTTCTGTATTATTTTAATAAAAAATATTACAAAAAACAGCAGCTAAAGCTTATTGAAAAAAAAGAGAGACAATTAAAGTTAGAGCAATTAGAAAACCAACGTCAGTTAATTCAGGTTAAGAATAAGAATTTACAACAAAATATTGAAAACAAAAATAGAGAGCTCGGTATGGCGACTATGAACTTGGTTAAACGAAATGAGCTGTTGAGTAATATTAAAGGTGAGTTATCAAAGAGTAAGTCACTAACGGAGGTTGGTAAAGTTGTTAAGCTTATCAATTCAAGTATAAACGATACTAATGATTGGGAGTTATTTGAAGAAGCGTTTAATAATGTCGATAAAGATTTTATGAAGAAGATTAAATCAATTCATCCATCTATAACACCAAACGATTTAAGGCTGTGTGCGTATTTACGATTAAATCTCTCTTCTAAAGAAATAGCACCTCTTCTCAATATTTCGCATAAAAGTGTAGAGGTAAGGCGCTATCGTTTGCGTAAAAAAATGGGCTTAGAACATGAGCAGAGTCTATCCAACTATATAATCGAGCTGTAG
- a CDS encoding sodium:solute symporter family protein: MVSLSTLDYILIISFFTITLSIGIYVSKKAGKSSSEFFLSGKTMPWWLLGVSMVATTFSTDTPNLVTDIVRTNGVSGNWVWWAFLITGLLTVFVYAKLWRKSNVNTDIEFYEFRYGGKPARFLRKFRAIYLGVIFNIITMSAVTLAAIKIGGIMLGLEPWQTVISAGLITVIFSALGGFKGVVYTDFILFFVAMGGAIGAAYYLVNLPEVGGIEAIMANENVSDKLSILPDFSNTNALITLFVIPLAVQWWSSWYPGSEPGGGGYIAQRMLAAKDENHAIGATFFFNIMHYALRPWPWILVALASLVVFPDLASIQEAFPNITDDKLGHDLAYSAMLTKLPSGLLGLVLASLIAAYMSTISTQLNWGSSYIVYDFYKQQINPNASEKKLVAVGRLSTVVLMIFSAILALLLQNALQLFDLLLVFGAGTGLIFILRWFWWRINAWSEITAMFASGIISILLKLTPLGSYLFDAETGVFEDYWQYPFVVLVTTIMWLVATYITQPESKEVLQGFYKKIQPGGPGWEKVVRDAEAENIQIKTTNEKWSVPSGILAMFLGCVLIYSCMFATGYWIYGDYNYAITLTVVAVVSGLFLKQTWKKIRTTIL, encoded by the coding sequence ATGGTATCTTTAAGTACATTAGATTATATATTGATAATATCTTTTTTTACAATAACCTTATCCATTGGTATCTACGTCTCAAAGAAAGCCGGCAAGAGTTCTTCAGAGTTTTTTTTATCTGGTAAAACAATGCCTTGGTGGTTATTAGGCGTGTCGATGGTGGCAACTACATTTTCTACCGATACCCCAAATTTAGTGACGGATATTGTAAGAACTAATGGTGTATCTGGAAATTGGGTATGGTGGGCATTTTTAATTACGGGTTTACTTACCGTTTTTGTGTATGCCAAATTGTGGAGGAAATCTAATGTAAACACCGATATTGAGTTTTATGAATTTAGATATGGAGGTAAACCAGCTCGGTTTTTAAGAAAGTTTAGAGCAATTTATTTAGGAGTTATTTTTAATATTATAACTATGTCTGCCGTTACATTGGCCGCTATAAAAATTGGTGGTATTATGTTGGGATTAGAACCCTGGCAAACGGTAATTAGTGCAGGGCTTATAACCGTGATATTTAGTGCGCTTGGAGGTTTTAAAGGAGTGGTTTATACCGATTTTATATTGTTTTTTGTGGCAATGGGAGGAGCTATTGGTGCTGCTTATTATTTAGTAAACCTTCCTGAAGTTGGTGGTATAGAAGCCATAATGGCAAATGAAAATGTATCGGATAAGCTATCTATTTTACCTGATTTTAGCAATACTAATGCATTAATAACTCTATTCGTTATTCCTTTGGCTGTACAATGGTGGAGTTCTTGGTATCCAGGATCAGAACCAGGTGGTGGCGGTTATATCGCACAACGGATGCTAGCAGCCAAAGATGAGAATCATGCCATAGGAGCAACCTTTTTCTTTAATATAATGCATTACGCCTTACGTCCTTGGCCATGGATTTTAGTCGCATTGGCTTCTCTGGTTGTGTTTCCAGATTTGGCAAGTATACAAGAGGCTTTTCCAAATATAACAGATGATAAATTGGGTCATGATTTAGCATATTCGGCAATGTTAACAAAATTACCAAGTGGTTTACTTGGTTTGGTATTAGCGTCATTAATAGCAGCTTATATGAGTACTATTTCAACGCAACTTAATTGGGGTTCATCTTATATTGTTTACGACTTTTATAAGCAGCAAATAAATCCTAATGCGTCAGAAAAGAAATTAGTAGCCGTTGGAAGATTATCTACAGTAGTTTTAATGATTTTTAGTGCAATATTGGCATTGTTGCTGCAAAATGCACTTCAGTTATTTGACTTGTTATTGGTTTTTGGTGCTGGTACAGGACTCATTTTTATTCTGCGTTGGTTTTGGTGGAGAATCAATGCTTGGAGTGAGATTACAGCTATGTTTGCATCGGGTATTATTTCAATTCTATTAAAACTAACACCTTTAGGTAGTTATTTGTTTGATGCTGAAACAGGAGTTTTTGAAGATTACTGGCAATACCCTTTTGTGGTATTAGTAACGACGATAATGTGGTTAGTAGCAACCTACATTACACAGCCCGAAAGTAAAGAGGTGTTACAGGGTTTCTATAAAAAAATACAGCCAGGAGGACCAGGATGGGAAAAAGTTGTCCGTGATGCAGAAGCAGAAAACATCCAGATTAAAACAACTAATGAAAAGTGGAGTGTGCCATCAGGGATTTTAGCAATGTTTCTAGGTTGTGTACTAATCTATAGTTGCATGTTTGCAACAGGTTATTGGATATATGGTGATTATAATTATGCTATTACCTTAACTGTAGTCGCTGTTGTTTCGGGACTTTTTCTGAAACAAACTTGGAAAAAAATAAGAACTACTATTTTATAG
- the mutS gene encoding DNA mismatch repair protein MutS, producing MAKAAKKVTPLMKQYNAIKVKYPDALLLFRVGDFYETFGSDAVKASKILDIILTKRGAGSESEIELAGFPHHSLNTYLPKLVRAGERVAICDQLEDPKQTKTIVKRGVTELVTPGVAFNDDILHSKSNNFLAAVYFEKQRIGVSFLDISTGEFLTSQGNAEYIDKLLQNFNPSEVLISKQSRKVFSETFGNDFHTFYLEDWVFQADYAHETLTKHFNTKTLKGFGIEDLYEGIIASGVVLHYLGETRHNKLEHIATVSRIATDDYVWMDKFTIRNLELYNSTNANAVTLINVIDKTISAMGGRTLKRWLALPLKHAEKIKQRHEVVKYLLENESVLQKIQGQIKHIGDIERLISKIATTKVSPREVIQLKNSLEAIVPIKSIAETCENEALKVLGDNLHRCDILRDKIKETLNEEAPVNILKGKSIADGFSEELDELRGLSQSGKTYLDNMLKRESERTGITSLKIASNNVFGYYIEVRNSHKDKVPEEWIRKQTLVNAERYITEELKEYEAKILGAEDRISTIEQQLFAELVQWMHQFIISVQQNAQLIGQLDCLCGFSSLAKANKYTYPQIDDSYDLEIKDGRHPVIEKQLPIGEPYIANDLYLDRESQQIIMITGPNMSGKSAILRQTALIVLLAQIGSFVPAGEARIGLVDKIFTRVGASDNISMGESTFMVEMNETASILNNISDRSLVLLDEIGRGTSTYDGISIAWAISEYLHEHPSKPKTLFATHYHELNEMTETFGRIKNFNVAVKELKDNVLFVRKLVEGGSEHSFGIHVAKMAGMPQQVIRRANKILSKLEKSHSSEELTDKVKSLKDDLQLSFFNLDDPLLIEIKDEILHTDIDTLTPVEALMKLNEIKRMLMKKKQA from the coding sequence TTGGCTAAAGCAGCAAAAAAAGTAACACCATTAATGAAACAGTATAATGCTATCAAGGTAAAATATCCTGATGCCTTATTACTGTTTAGAGTTGGCGATTTTTACGAAACTTTTGGTAGCGATGCTGTAAAAGCGTCTAAGATTTTAGATATCATTTTAACGAAACGCGGTGCAGGAAGCGAAAGTGAAATTGAATTGGCTGGTTTTCCGCACCATTCATTAAACACGTATTTACCTAAATTGGTAAGAGCAGGTGAGCGTGTGGCTATTTGCGATCAATTAGAAGATCCTAAACAAACCAAAACCATTGTAAAACGTGGAGTTACGGAATTAGTAACACCAGGAGTAGCGTTTAATGATGATATTTTACATTCTAAATCTAATAATTTTTTAGCCGCTGTTTATTTTGAAAAGCAACGTATTGGAGTGTCGTTTTTAGATATTTCAACAGGTGAGTTTTTAACCTCTCAAGGGAACGCTGAGTATATTGATAAGTTGCTTCAGAATTTTAATCCAAGTGAAGTTTTAATTTCAAAACAAAGCCGAAAAGTGTTTTCTGAAACTTTCGGAAATGATTTTCATACCTTTTATCTGGAAGATTGGGTGTTTCAAGCCGATTATGCTCATGAAACTTTAACCAAACATTTTAATACAAAAACATTAAAGGGATTCGGAATTGAAGATTTGTATGAGGGTATTATCGCTTCTGGTGTTGTACTTCATTATTTAGGAGAAACACGTCATAACAAGTTAGAGCATATTGCAACAGTTTCTAGAATTGCAACCGATGACTATGTGTGGATGGATAAATTCACGATTCGAAATCTAGAATTGTATAATTCTACGAATGCCAATGCAGTGACGTTGATTAATGTGATTGATAAGACCATTTCGGCCATGGGTGGCCGAACTTTAAAACGTTGGTTAGCATTGCCTCTTAAACATGCTGAAAAAATAAAACAACGTCATGAAGTTGTAAAATATTTGTTAGAAAATGAATCTGTATTACAAAAGATTCAAGGACAAATAAAACATATTGGAGATATTGAACGTCTCATTTCAAAAATAGCGACGACTAAGGTAAGTCCACGTGAAGTGATTCAACTTAAAAACTCTTTAGAAGCCATTGTTCCTATAAAATCGATTGCTGAAACTTGCGAGAATGAGGCATTAAAAGTATTAGGTGATAATTTACATCGCTGTGATATACTACGGGATAAAATAAAGGAAACTTTAAACGAAGAAGCACCTGTAAATATCTTAAAAGGAAAATCGATTGCTGATGGGTTTTCAGAAGAGTTGGATGAACTTAGAGGTTTGTCACAGTCTGGAAAAACTTATTTAGATAATATGTTGAAGCGTGAAAGTGAGCGCACTGGCATTACATCTTTAAAGATTGCATCAAATAATGTATTTGGCTATTATATTGAAGTTAGAAATTCTCATAAAGATAAAGTTCCAGAGGAATGGATTCGTAAGCAAACTTTAGTGAATGCTGAACGTTACATTACCGAAGAGCTTAAAGAGTACGAAGCAAAAATTTTAGGAGCAGAAGATCGGATTTCTACGATTGAACAACAATTATTTGCTGAATTAGTCCAGTGGATGCATCAGTTTATAATATCGGTGCAGCAGAATGCACAGTTAATTGGGCAATTAGATTGTTTATGTGGTTTTTCAAGTTTAGCAAAAGCAAATAAGTACACTTATCCGCAAATTGATGATAGTTATGATTTAGAAATAAAAGATGGTCGTCATCCTGTAATTGAAAAGCAATTGCCAATTGGAGAGCCTTATATTGCTAATGATTTATATTTAGATAGAGAATCACAGCAAATTATAATGATTACTGGTCCGAACATGTCTGGTAAATCGGCAATCTTAAGGCAAACAGCTTTAATTGTGCTACTAGCGCAGATTGGAAGTTTTGTACCGGCAGGCGAAGCGAGAATCGGCTTGGTAGATAAGATTTTTACTAGAGTTGGAGCGAGTGATAATATTTCAATGGGAGAATCTACATTTATGGTAGAAATGAATGAAACGGCTTCTATTCTTAATAATATTTCAGACCGAAGTTTGGTGTTGTTAGATGAAATAGGAAGAGGAACAAGCACGTATGATGGAATTTCTATTGCTTGGGCCATTAGCGAATACTTACACGAGCATCCTTCTAAGCCTAAAACACTTTTTGCGACGCATTACCACGAGTTAAATGAAATGACGGAAACATTTGGTCGTATCAAAAATTTCAACGTGGCTGTAAAAGAATTGAAAGACAATGTGCTTTTCGTAAGAAAGCTAGTTGAAGGAGGAAGTGAACACAGTTTTGGAATCCACGTGGCTAAAATGGCCGGAATGCCACAGCAAGTTATTAGACGTGCAAATAAGATTTTATCCAAATTAGAGAAGTCACATTCTAGTGAAGAACTAACAGATAAGGTAAAAAGTTTGAAAGATGATTTACAATTAAGTTTCTTCAATTTAGATGACCCTTTGTTGATAGAAATAAAAGACGAAATTTTACATACTGATATTGATACACTTACGCCAGTTGAAGCCTTGATGAAACTCAATGAAATTAAGCGAATGTTGATGAAGAAAAAGCAAGCTTAA